One genomic region from Hylaeus volcanicus isolate JK05 unplaced genomic scaffold, UHH_iyHylVolc1.0_haploid 8229, whole genome shotgun sequence encodes:
- the LOC128882260 gene encoding neurexin-1a-beta-like: FLSLSAGRQLTVFNSQSTIQVGGRWNSDKARVERPFLGVIAGLVVNGARILEFAASKDARVTAKGDVQLLPAGSLLDRAAPLQRMQQTPASGFPGIADDLIFSGAGSGCTADDEDEECTPIYSPDSGKCKRHFRWRK, translated from the exons AGTTTTTGTCGCTCTCAGCAGGTCGCCAGCTGACAGTGTTCAACAGCCAGTCGACGATTCAAGTCGGTGGTCGATGGAACAGCGACAAAGCGAGGGTGGAGAGGCCGTTTTTGGGGGTGATAGCAGGCCTGGTTGTGAACGGTGCAAGGATTTTGGAGTTCGCCGCCTCGAAGGATGCAAGGGTTACCGCCAAAGGGGATGTTCAATTGTTACCAGCTGGGAGCTTGTTGGATCGCGCCGCTCCTCTGCAAAGAATGCAACAG ACACCAGCGTCCGGTTTTCCAGGCATCGCGGATGACCTAATATTTTCTGGCGCCGGAAGTGGTTGCACCGCCGATGACGAGGACGAAGAATGCACACCGATCTACAGCCCTGATTCCGGTAAGTGTAAACGACACTTCCGTTGGCGTAAGTAG